AATCTAAAGGTGACATCGCCCAAATCCAGGCTCCTGCAGGAACATTGGAATTTGAAATTCTTGATATTTCCTACTAAAATTTTATCCTCCCGATGGTTTCTCCTTCGGGATTTTTTATTTTTACACCTATGGCATCAATCTTCACTAAAATAATCAACAGAGAAATCCCAGCCGAAATAATCGCTGAGGATGAACATTACATTGCATTTTTAGACATCATGCCTTTGGTGAAAGGTCATGTGCTTGTTGTTCCCAAAAAAGAAGTGGATTATATTTTTGACCTTGATGATGAAACTTTATCCGGACTACATATTTTTTCCAAATATGTGGCCAAGGCCATTGATAAAACGATCAAATGTACTAGGGTAGGGGTGGCTGTGATCGGATTGGAAGTCCCTCATGTACATATTCATTTAGTTCCCTTGAGGACTATGGATGACA
This window of the Aquiflexum balticum DSM 16537 genome carries:
- a CDS encoding HIT family protein, whose translation is MASIFTKIINREIPAEIIAEDEHYIAFLDIMPLVKGHVLVVPKKEVDYIFDLDDETLSGLHIFSKYVAKAIDKTIKCTRVGVAVIGLEVPHVHIHLVPLRTMDDINFNRPKLKLSKEELSGIADQIRKGF